A single genomic interval of Macadamia integrifolia cultivar HAES 741 chromosome 6, SCU_Mint_v3, whole genome shotgun sequence harbors:
- the LOC122080841 gene encoding shikimate O-hydroxycinnamoyltransferase-like, which yields MMIEMKESTMVRPAKDTPQRRLWNASLDLLVSRMHTPTFYFYRPNGSSNFFDTNVLKEALCKVLVPFYPMAGRSSRDENGRDEINCNGEGVLFVEAETSSVIDDFVDLPPTIGLMRLIPAVDVSGDIASYPLLLLQVTRFKCGGVSLGVGLQHHLADGMSAIHFINTWAEVARGLDITIPPFIDRTLLRGRDPPTPAFHHIEYQHPPSMKTLLQTKYSQLGTDTTTVSLFKISLEDLNILKAKSKEGNTVNYSSYEVLAGHVWRCACKARGIPDDQETKLTIATDGRSRLRPQLPLGYFGNVVFSATPIALSGDLTSNPPTYTVGKIHDALMRMDDKYLRSALDYLVLQPDLTALIRGAHTFQCPNIGITSWAKLPIYDADFGWGRPIFMCPGKVPYEGLAYVLPSATKDGSLSLAICLRSEHMKVFQKLLYEL from the exons ATGATGATAGAAATGAAGGAGTCAACTATGGTTCGGCCGGCGAAGGATACACCGCAGAGGAGGCTATGGAATGCCAGCCTGGATCTACTGGTATCGAGAATGCATACTCCGACCTTCTATTTCTACAGGCCAAACGGTTCTTCAAACTTCTTCGACACCAATGTCTTGAAAGAGGCCTTGTGCAAGGTTCTTGTGCCGTTCTACCCCATGGCTGGGAGGTCGAGTAGAGACGAGAATGGTCGTGACGAGATCAACTGTAACGGCGAGGGTGTGTTGTTTGTCGAGGCTGAAACTAGTTCTGTTATCGATGATTTTGTGGATTTGCCACCGACGATAGGGCTCATGCGGCTTATTCCGGCGGTTGATGTCTCAGGCGACATCGCTTCCTATCCTCTCCTACTGTTGCAG GTGACACGTTTCAAGTGTGGTGGAGTCTCCCTCGGTGTGGGTTTGCAGCATCACCTTGCGGACGGAATGTCGGCTATCCATTTCATCAACACGTGGGCTGAAGTGGCACGTGGATTGGACATCACCATCCCACCATTTATCGACCGAACACTCCTACGCGGCAGGGACCCTCCAACTCCCGCATTTCATCACATCGAGTACCAGCACCCACCATCCATGAAAACCCTTCTACAAACTAAATATTCCCAATTGGGTACCGACACCACCACTGTTAGTTTGTTCAAGATCAGCCTGGAAGATCTCAACATCCTGAAAGCCAAGTCCAAAGAGGGCAACACCGTCAATTACAGCTCCTACGAGGTGTTGGCTGGACACGTATGGCGCTGTGCATGCAAAGCACGTGGCATCCCCGATGATCAGGAGACCAAGTTGACCATCGCCACCGATGGACGGTCCAGATTGCGGCCCCAGCTTCCACTTGGCTATTTCGGCAATGTCGTTTTCAGTGCCACACCAATCGCATTGTCCGGTGACCTCACCAGCAATCCGCCGACGTATACCGTGGGTAAGATCCATGATGCCTTGATGCGGATGGATGATAAATACTTAAGATCAGCCCTCGATTACCTGGTGTTGCAGCCTGATCTAACGGCGTTAATACGGGGGGCCCACACGTTCCAATGCCCTAATATCGGGATCACGAGCTGGGCTAAACTGCCGATATATGATGCGGATTTTGGGTGGGGCCGGCCGATATTTATGTGCCCCGGTAAAGTCCCTTACGAGGGTTTGGCGTACGTGCTACCAAGCGCAACCAAAGATGGAAGCCTGTCGCTGGCCATTTGTTTGCGATCGGAGCACATGAAGGTCTTCCAGAAGCTTCTCTATGAGCTCTGA